A stretch of Myroides oncorhynchi DNA encodes these proteins:
- a CDS encoding helix-turn-helix domain-containing protein, with protein sequence MEEYSVILHIKNMVCYRCILVVEQELKKIGILEAKVQLGKVALMYSLSEQTLTSFEERLQVLGFELLVEKQEIVIESIKQLILEIVQKDTRLATKLSYLISENLGIDYSYASKMFSERESITIEKFYIYQRIERVKEYISYGEMTLLEIANKMYYNDLSHLSKQFKSVMGMSPSQYKKEQNYNRNYIDKIIT encoded by the coding sequence ATGGAGGAGTATTCAGTTATTTTACACATTAAAAATATGGTTTGCTATCGATGTATTTTAGTCGTGGAGCAAGAGCTTAAGAAGATAGGAATACTAGAAGCAAAGGTACAGTTAGGTAAAGTGGCACTCATGTATAGTTTAAGTGAACAGACGCTTACGAGTTTTGAGGAAAGATTACAGGTGTTAGGATTTGAGTTGTTAGTGGAGAAGCAAGAGATCGTTATAGAGAGTATTAAACAGTTAATTCTAGAGATTGTTCAGAAGGACACAAGACTAGCTACTAAATTATCTTATTTGATATCAGAGAATCTAGGGATAGATTATAGTTACGCAAGTAAGATGTTTTCGGAGCGAGAGTCTATTACGATAGAGAAGTTTTATATCTATCAACGTATTGAGCGTGTGAAAGAGTATATATCTTATGGGGAAATGACTTTATTAGAGATTGCCAATAAGATGTATTACAACGATTTAAGTCATTTAAGCAAACAGTTTAAAAGTGTAATGGGAATGTCTCCATCTCAATATAAAAAGGAACAAAATTATAATAGAAATTATATTGATAAAATAATTACTTAA